A portion of the Wolbachia endosymbiont of Oedothorax gibbosus genome contains these proteins:
- a CDS encoding IS630 family transposase (programmed frameshift), with the protein MAGKSKAIGEELYNQCKLELKKYGIRGEIGRRLQAIISAKEYGISKVAKIYRITRTTLMKWIARFKEKGVIGFAIQPGRGPKPKLNEEKKEKIREVIEEDGANLTAKKLQGIVEGMLAIKVSESTARRLMKKLGFTYITPRPAHYKQDKNKQEEFKKNLNEIVEKNRKKEVFFDESRFGTHSKVGHGWFKKGSRTQVKVKIGRENFYLYSAVNPRNGEDISLLAPHVNTDCMNIFLEQMSKDLGTREAFLIMDCASWHRSKGLKTPENITIIYLPPYSPELNPVERFWQHLKENIIKNKMYDSIKLLENAVSEFIRDITESSIKTICSVNYLSSYL; encoded by the exons ATGGCAGGAAAAAGTAAAGCAATAGGAGAAGAACTATATAATCAATGCAAGTTAGAATTAAAAAAATATGGAATAAGAGGAGAGATAGGAAGAAGGTTACAAGCAATAATATCAGCAAAGGAGTATGGTATCTCAAAAGTTGCTAAAATATATAGAATTACGAGAACGACATTAATGAAATGGATTGCAAGATTTAAAGAAAAAGGTGTTATTGGGTTTGCAATACAGCCAGGGCGAGGACCTAAACCAAAACTGAACGAGGAGAAGAAGGAAAAAATAAGAGAGGTAATAGAAGAAGATGGGGCAAATCTGACTGCTAAAAAATTGCAAGGTATAGTTGAAGGAATGTTAGCTATCAAAGTAAGTGAGTCAACGGCGAGAAGGCTTATGAAGAAGCTAGGATTTACATATATCACACCTCGTCCAGCACATTATAAACAAGACAAAAACAAACAAGAGGAGTTCAAAAAAAATCTCAATGAAATTGTGGAAAAGAACCGGAAAAAGGAGGTT TTTTTCGATGAATCGAGATTTGGAACGCACTCAAAAGTTGGACATGGATGGTTTAAAAAGGGCTCAAGAACACAAGTTAAAGTAAAAATCGGAAGAGAAAACTTCTATCTTTACAGCGCTGTAAATCCCAGGAATGGAGAGGATATTAGCCTACTTGCTCCACATGTAAACACAGATTGCATGAACATATTTTTGGAGCAGATGTCGAAAGATTTGGGGACTAGAGAAGCTTTTCTTATCATGGATTGCGCAAGTTGGCATAGGTCTAAAGGTTTAAAAACTCCTGAAAATATCACCATAATTTATTTGCCGCCGTACTCGCCTGAGCTCAATCCTGTGGAAAGATTTTGGCAACATTTAAAGGAAAATATAATAAAGAACAAGATGTATGACTCTATTAAATTACTTGAAAATGCTGTATCTGAATTTATTCGAGATATTACGGAAAGTTCGATCAAAACCATTTGCTCTGTGAAT
- a CDS encoding ferredoxin family 2Fe-2S iron-sulfur cluster binding protein: MPSVTFILPDGSKKSYEAAEGETLLNLAHRSDPDLLEGACEGSLACSTCHVIVDPEFYDAVETHNPISDEENDMLDLAFGLTETSRLGCQIKITKDIDGLCVTVPRGTRNISLDKQGND; the protein is encoded by the coding sequence ATGCCATCTGTTACTTTTATTTTACCTGATGGGAGTAAGAAAAGCTATGAAGCTGCAGAGGGAGAAACTCTGCTTAATTTAGCCCACAGAAGCGATCCAGATCTGCTTGAAGGTGCATGTGAAGGTTCTCTTGCTTGCTCTACATGCCACGTGATTGTTGATCCAGAATTTTATGATGCTGTAGAAACGCATAATCCCATATCTGATGAGGAAAATGATATGTTAGACCTAGCTTTCGGCTTAACAGAGACATCGAGGCTTGGATGCCAAATAAAAATCACAAAAGATATCGACGGTTTGTGCGTAACCGTGCCAAGAGGTACAAGAAACATATCATTAGATAAACAAGGAAACGATTAG
- a CDS encoding cytochrome c-type biogenesis protein CcmH — translation MRAVVSLLFILIFHSGVNAFTLDNKLRDKSMEKRATSLFEIIRCPICSGESLSESGSQIAYDMREAIRKKINDGYTDEEIISELKNSYGNSIIIVPPSTYILWFIPLTTLLIGYFLIRKYSIRSGE, via the coding sequence ATGAGAGCAGTAGTTAGTTTACTTTTCATATTGATATTTCACTCAGGCGTAAACGCTTTTACTCTGGATAATAAACTCAGAGATAAAAGCATGGAAAAACGAGCAACCAGTTTATTTGAAATAATAAGGTGTCCAATATGTTCTGGCGAATCATTGTCTGAATCTGGATCTCAGATCGCGTATGATATGCGAGAAGCAATTCGTAAAAAAATCAATGATGGATACACTGATGAAGAAATAATCTCAGAGTTAAAAAATTCTTACGGCAATTCAATTATAATCGTACCGCCTAGCACTTACATTTTGTGGTTTATTCCACTTACAACTCTGCTTATTGGGTATTTTCTAATACGAAAATACAGTATCCGTTCAGGAGAGTGA
- the rho gene encoding transcription termination factor Rho: protein MTTINEDVLAKGKVAAQPEKSEQIHNNDTVKQMVNEGTEKNRKTLDLSELKEKTAEELLELAEERKILTNGKSNGRMLKQEIIFSLMKKMSEEGGITTGSGIVEILPDGFGFLRSASANYAPSTDDVYISNGQIKKFNLRTGDMAYGEIRPPGDKERYFTLTKVQSINSTEVSELRKYVHFDNLLPLYPEESIVLECNNGDDKKGLSMRAIDIVAPLGKGQRALVVAPPRTGKTVLLQQMANSIATNHPEVELIVLLIDERPEEVTDMIRSVKGEVVSSTFDEPAYRHVQLAEIVIEKAKRMVEHKKDVVILLDNITRLARAYNAVIPSSGKVLTGGVDSNALQRPKRFFGAARNIENGGSLTIIATALIETGSKMDEVIFEEFKGTGNAEIILDRKLSDKRIFPAIDITKSGTRKEELLVDKAILNKIWVLRRILNPMGPVEAMEFLRDKLLLTKSNADFFNSMNH, encoded by the coding sequence ATGACAACAATCAATGAAGATGTTTTGGCAAAAGGAAAGGTTGCAGCTCAACCTGAAAAAAGTGAGCAAATTCACAATAACGATACAGTAAAACAGATGGTCAATGAAGGTACTGAGAAAAACAGAAAAACATTAGATCTGAGCGAATTAAAAGAGAAAACAGCAGAAGAATTGTTAGAGTTAGCTGAAGAAAGAAAAATTTTAACTAACGGTAAAAGCAATGGTAGAATGCTAAAGCAGGAAATAATATTCAGCTTAATGAAGAAAATGAGTGAAGAAGGAGGCATAACCACAGGGAGTGGAATAGTGGAAATATTGCCTGATGGTTTCGGTTTCTTACGTTCAGCAAGTGCAAATTATGCCCCAAGTACCGATGATGTTTATATTTCCAACGGGCAAATAAAGAAGTTTAATTTACGTACAGGAGATATGGCATATGGAGAAATAAGGCCACCTGGTGATAAAGAAAGATATTTTACTTTAACTAAGGTTCAAAGTATAAACTCTACTGAAGTCAGTGAATTAAGAAAGTATGTCCATTTTGATAATTTGCTTCCTCTTTATCCTGAGGAAAGCATAGTACTTGAGTGCAATAATGGTGATGATAAAAAAGGCTTAAGCATGCGTGCTATAGATATAGTAGCTCCTCTTGGGAAAGGGCAAAGAGCGTTAGTAGTTGCTCCACCTCGTACAGGAAAAACTGTATTGCTTCAGCAAATGGCTAATTCTATAGCTACAAATCACCCTGAAGTAGAATTAATAGTGTTACTTATAGATGAAAGACCTGAAGAAGTAACAGATATGATACGTTCTGTAAAAGGTGAGGTAGTAAGTTCTACGTTTGATGAGCCTGCTTACCGTCACGTACAGCTTGCTGAAATAGTAATAGAAAAAGCTAAAAGAATGGTTGAGCATAAAAAAGATGTGGTAATTCTACTTGACAATATTACTAGACTTGCACGTGCTTATAATGCTGTTATTCCTTCGTCTGGGAAAGTTCTAACTGGTGGTGTGGATTCAAACGCACTGCAGAGACCAAAACGCTTTTTTGGAGCAGCTCGTAATATTGAGAATGGGGGTTCTTTAACTATAATTGCCACAGCTCTTATAGAGACTGGTTCAAAAATGGATGAAGTGATTTTTGAAGAGTTTAAAGGTACAGGAAACGCTGAGATCATACTTGATAGAAAACTTTCTGATAAACGTATATTTCCAGCTATTGATATTACAAAATCCGGAACAAGGAAGGAAGAGCTATTAGTTGATAAGGCTATACTAAATAAAATATGGGTGTTGCGTAGAATACTTAATCCTATGGGACCTGTTGAAGCAATGGAATTTTTACGTGACAAACTACTTTTAACAAAGAGCAATGCTGACTTTTTTAACTCCATGAATCACTAA
- a CDS encoding triosephosphate isomerase, translated as MSFLIVANWKMNGMRSSFVDFIGKLNNKSNEITSKLVICPPFTSFPSSIELNNNISIGAQNCHHKKSGSYTGEISAEMLKELGCTYVILGHSERANEKDGEIKLKSEIAIESGLHPIICVGENSEDYKSGKTKEVIEYQCKNRLPTHGEYTVAYEPIWAIGTGCVPSNDAIAEVIKLCTGKKHIIYGGSVSSENIENLLNISNLSGVLIGSASLDFDHFYKIIQQVEKKFSLINSKISN; from the coding sequence ATGTCCTTTTTAATAGTAGCAAATTGGAAAATGAATGGAATGCGTTCTTCATTTGTTGACTTTATAGGCAAACTTAACAACAAGAGCAACGAAATTACCTCTAAATTAGTAATTTGCCCTCCTTTTACATCATTTCCAAGCAGTATAGAGTTGAACAATAATATTAGTATAGGAGCACAGAATTGCCATCATAAAAAATCCGGTTCTTACACAGGTGAAATCAGCGCAGAAATGTTAAAAGAACTAGGGTGTACTTACGTAATACTTGGGCATTCTGAAAGGGCCAATGAAAAAGATGGTGAAATAAAACTTAAGTCGGAAATAGCAATAGAATCAGGCTTACACCCAATTATTTGTGTAGGTGAAAATTCAGAAGATTACAAAAGTGGAAAAACAAAAGAAGTAATAGAATATCAATGCAAAAACCGCTTGCCAACACACGGTGAATATACCGTAGCATATGAGCCAATATGGGCAATAGGCACAGGATGTGTACCAAGCAATGATGCAATTGCTGAGGTAATAAAATTGTGTACTGGTAAAAAACACATTATATATGGTGGTTCAGTCAGTTCAGAAAATATAGAAAATTTGTTAAATATTTCAAATTTATCAGGAGTTTTAATTGGTAGTGCAAGCTTAGATTTCGATCACTTTTATAAAATTATACAACAAGTTGAAAAAAAGTTTTCTCTTATCAATTCTAAAATCAGCAACTAA
- the dprA gene encoding DNA-processing protein DprA gives MKINKLNNKELEVWLSLARTIGPIKFFSILRTHGSLDEVLKYLNRVANNKVYGIQDAREEINNAERIGAKIIPACDPDYPDLLRNISSCPPVITALGDTSLLNREIIAIIGGRNSSMNGRNFANKLALDLSEAGFIIVSGLAKGIDTAANSVIYKNHPTIAVTASGIDVVYPKENFDLYKKITENGGLVITELPFATKPKPQYFPQRNRIISGLSLGVTVVEASKRSGSLITADFALNQGREVFAVSGFPLDSRCSGSNYLIKNGAKLIESADDIIESVRFNLPPQQKNLFDVEHYAVNQKQEKLQQAKSVIVDHINSVPVDIDELILASGLSTNIALMALLELELENKIERSPGNKISLIF, from the coding sequence ATGAAGATAAATAAATTGAACAACAAAGAATTAGAAGTATGGTTAAGCTTGGCTAGAACTATAGGACCAATAAAGTTTTTTAGTATACTAAGAACACATGGATCGCTAGATGAGGTGCTAAAATATCTCAATAGGGTGGCTAATAATAAGGTGTATGGCATTCAAGATGCACGAGAAGAAATCAATAATGCAGAAAGAATTGGAGCTAAAATTATACCCGCATGTGACCCAGATTACCCTGATCTTTTAAGAAATATCTCTAGTTGTCCTCCTGTAATAACTGCACTTGGTGATACATCATTATTAAACCGTGAGATAATTGCAATAATTGGTGGGCGTAACTCTTCAATGAATGGAAGAAATTTTGCCAATAAGTTGGCACTTGATTTAAGCGAAGCGGGTTTCATTATCGTTTCTGGACTTGCAAAAGGAATCGATACTGCAGCAAACAGCGTAATATACAAAAATCACCCCACTATTGCTGTTACAGCAAGCGGAATTGATGTGGTGTATCCAAAAGAGAATTTTGATCTATACAAAAAAATCACCGAGAATGGTGGTTTAGTAATTACTGAGCTTCCATTTGCTACTAAACCAAAGCCTCAGTATTTTCCTCAAAGGAATCGAATTATATCTGGTCTATCACTTGGTGTTACAGTGGTTGAAGCATCAAAACGATCTGGCTCTCTAATAACAGCAGATTTTGCTTTGAATCAAGGGAGAGAGGTGTTTGCAGTTTCTGGTTTCCCTTTAGATTCACGCTGTAGTGGTAGTAATTATTTAATTAAAAACGGTGCTAAGCTTATTGAATCTGCTGATGACATAATAGAGAGTGTTAGGTTTAATTTACCTCCGCAGCAAAAAAACCTATTTGATGTTGAGCACTATGCTGTTAACCAAAAACAAGAAAAATTACAACAGGCAAAATCTGTTATAGTTGATCATATTAACTCTGTACCTGTTGATATAGATGAACTTATATTAGCAAGCGGACTTTCTACCAACATAGCTCTAATGGCTCTTTTAGAACTAGAGTTGGAAAACAAAATAGAGCGTTCACCGGGGAATAAAATATCGTTAATTTTCTAG
- a CDS encoding ferredoxin family protein, with the protein MTHFVTDKCIKCKYTDCVEVCPVDCFYEGKNMLVINPDECIDCGVCIPECPVDAIVTDDSIKDILELDEELLSSEQKTFKLFYDINVEYSQKWPNITAKKQPLYTAEEYKEKKDKTAYFEENLE; encoded by the coding sequence ATGACGCATTTTGTTACAGATAAATGCATAAAATGTAAATATACGGACTGTGTGGAAGTATGTCCCGTTGACTGCTTCTATGAAGGTAAAAACATGCTCGTGATTAACCCAGATGAATGTATTGATTGCGGAGTGTGCATACCTGAGTGTCCAGTAGATGCAATTGTAACTGATGATTCAATAAAAGACATTTTAGAACTAGATGAAGAGTTGCTGAGCAGCGAACAAAAAACTTTCAAGTTATTTTACGATATAAATGTAGAATACTCACAAAAATGGCCAAATATCACAGCTAAGAAGCAACCTCTCTATACAGCAGAAGAGTATAAGGAAAAAAAGGATAAAACAGCTTATTTTGAGGAAAATTTAGAGTGA
- a CDS encoding ABC transporter ATP-binding protein, producing the protein MRSNIRQLFYYIKPNLSYFIIAFIAVLFSALTILLFGRGLSNIIDSGAEHNFTTKLLVAILIVLAISLTAFTRLYFIGIGSEKVIARIRYDLYSSITNLQPSFFENTGMQDVISALITDTSALQSIINSSLLTILRNFVVLTGSVAMLLYTNLYLTSYAAAIVPVLLIIMTSFGKKVRSYARFAQDKLSELASFSEENFRSIVTIKSFVLEENEKTRFKEHLNSVSKSYVKLVLLRAILVTLVITCVIGSLVVLLFFGIKEVLSNNMTIGKLSSFVFYSALAAGAINNLSDNISDLQRGLGIVERLFEFKNMKSSIADPDDPIKICSVQKGISFNGVTFFYESQSDKPALNNVSFSIKAGQAISIVGPSGSGKSTVLKLLLRFHDPNKGSITIDGHNIKSIALNDLRSLFGLVPQDHMIFSCSIMENILYGKPSAEYEEVRQAAIGAYAMEFIDKLPDKFDTFVGKRGLKLSEGQKQRIIIARAILKNPQILILDEATSALDYKSENLVQKALSKLMQNRTTIIITHRLSTALKTDKIIVINHGKVEEVGTHDSLISKDGLYAKLAKIQWN; encoded by the coding sequence ATGCGATCTAATATTAGGCAGTTATTCTACTATATAAAACCTAATCTATCTTATTTCATTATAGCTTTTATTGCAGTTTTATTTTCAGCTTTAACTATCCTCCTCTTTGGCAGAGGCTTAAGCAATATAATTGATTCTGGTGCAGAGCATAATTTTACTACCAAACTACTCGTTGCAATACTGATAGTTTTAGCCATTTCTCTCACTGCATTTACTCGGTTATATTTCATTGGCATTGGCAGCGAAAAAGTTATCGCAAGAATCAGATATGACTTATATAGCAGTATCACTAACTTGCAACCAAGTTTCTTTGAGAACACAGGTATGCAAGATGTTATCTCAGCACTCATTACTGATACCTCTGCGCTGCAATCGATAATAAACAGCAGCTTACTGACAATATTGAGGAATTTTGTAGTGCTGACTGGTAGTGTTGCAATGCTGCTATACACAAATCTGTACCTAACCTCATATGCGGCTGCAATAGTGCCTGTACTACTCATTATTATGACCTCATTTGGAAAAAAAGTGCGTAGCTATGCACGCTTTGCCCAGGATAAATTAAGTGAGCTTGCATCATTTAGTGAGGAAAATTTTCGATCTATAGTGACTATCAAATCGTTTGTACTCGAAGAAAATGAAAAAACCCGTTTTAAGGAGCATTTAAACTCAGTATCAAAATCATACGTAAAATTAGTACTCTTGCGTGCTATTTTAGTAACTCTAGTTATCACGTGTGTGATAGGGTCACTAGTTGTTTTGCTCTTTTTTGGTATTAAAGAAGTCTTAAGTAATAATATGACCATTGGAAAACTCTCCTCATTTGTGTTTTATTCAGCGCTTGCAGCAGGAGCTATAAATAATTTGAGCGATAATATCAGTGATTTACAACGAGGTCTTGGAATAGTAGAGCGTTTATTTGAATTTAAAAATATGAAAAGCTCTATAGCAGATCCCGATGATCCTATAAAAATTTGTAGTGTTCAAAAAGGAATTTCGTTTAATGGCGTGACATTTTTTTATGAATCTCAGTCTGATAAGCCAGCGTTAAATAATGTATCATTTTCTATAAAGGCAGGTCAAGCAATATCAATTGTTGGACCATCTGGCAGTGGTAAAAGCACCGTTTTAAAGCTTCTGCTCCGTTTTCATGATCCAAACAAAGGTAGCATTACTATCGATGGGCACAACATTAAGTCAATTGCGCTAAATGACCTCAGATCGTTGTTTGGCTTAGTGCCACAAGATCATATGATATTCTCTTGCTCAATAATGGAAAATATACTATATGGCAAGCCGAGTGCTGAATATGAGGAAGTAAGGCAAGCAGCTATCGGTGCTTATGCGATGGAATTTATTGATAAGCTGCCTGATAAATTTGATACATTTGTAGGAAAAAGAGGATTAAAACTTTCTGAAGGACAAAAACAACGTATTATAATAGCAAGAGCCATACTCAAAAACCCTCAGATTTTAATACTGGATGAAGCAACCTCTGCTCTTGATTATAAAAGTGAGAATCTCGTGCAAAAAGCACTGAGCAAGTTAATGCAAAACAGAACAACAATTATAATTACGCACAGGCTATCAACCGCACTTAAAACTGACAAGATTATAGTAATTAATCACGGAAAAGTAGAAGAAGTAGGGACTCATGACTCTCTAATAAGTAAAGATGGGCTGTATGCAAAACTGGCAAAGATACAGTGGAATTGA
- a CDS encoding cell cycle transcriptional regulator TrcR: MGDAFLMPMESSKGNNDRNKQFLMQIAAWLVDNTGLTFNQIAQCCRLAIEEVQDIADEEIEVEKYNPIISGVITEKEIDDCKKNSNRVPNLIIKNIKKRSKAIGSILGFASTARRRDKPDAIYYLVKKFPILNNNVIAKLISTTNYTVEQVKDGSHHNMQNIKPQDPVLLGLCSQENLEAEVEKAKVEKEKQERLKNIKNSY; the protein is encoded by the coding sequence ATGGGAGATGCTTTTTTGATGCCAATGGAATCTTCTAAGGGCAATAACGATAGAAATAAACAGTTTCTAATGCAAATAGCTGCTTGGTTAGTAGACAACACTGGTTTAACTTTTAATCAAATAGCACAATGCTGTAGGTTGGCCATTGAAGAGGTACAAGACATAGCTGATGAGGAAATAGAAGTTGAAAAATATAACCCTATTATTTCTGGGGTAATTACTGAAAAAGAAATCGATGATTGCAAAAAAAATTCAAACCGTGTACCAAATTTGATTATAAAAAATATAAAAAAAAGGAGTAAGGCGATTGGTAGCATTCTTGGCTTTGCTTCTACGGCAAGGCGTAGAGATAAACCTGATGCGATTTATTATCTAGTAAAAAAATTTCCTATTTTGAACAATAACGTTATAGCTAAATTAATTAGTACAACAAATTACACAGTTGAGCAGGTAAAAGATGGATCTCATCATAACATGCAAAATATAAAACCCCAAGATCCTGTACTACTTGGCTTATGTAGCCAAGAAAATTTAGAAGCAGAAGTGGAAAAAGCAAAAGTAGAAAAAGAGAAGCAAGAAAGGTTAAAAAATATAAAGAATAGCTATTAA
- the rsmA gene encoding 16S rRNA (adenine(1518)-N(6)/adenine(1519)-N(6))-dimethyltransferase RsmA has product MRKFLLKPKKSLGQNFILSSEITKKIVALAGSLENFNVIEIGPGYGALTREILVHNPKSLLSIEKDRDLVKHHDQLLNEHQGKYRIIEADALHITEEELIERPVKVIANLPYNISVALFLKWLNNIKFFTSLTLMFQKEVADRITARPNSKDYGPLSVLSQLLCDIKKEFDIEPKEFFPRPKIHSSVITVNPLLTPKFAVNLETLIKLTRAVFAQRRKMLRNSLQNITNHAETVLENAKLSGNQRPENLTIEQFCLLANNI; this is encoded by the coding sequence ATGAGAAAATTTTTACTGAAGCCAAAAAAGAGTCTAGGGCAAAATTTTATTTTATCGAGTGAGATAACAAAAAAAATCGTTGCTTTAGCTGGTAGTCTGGAGAATTTTAATGTCATTGAAATTGGTCCTGGATATGGTGCATTAACAAGAGAAATATTGGTGCATAATCCAAAGTCTCTACTTTCTATAGAAAAAGATAGAGATTTAGTAAAACACCATGACCAACTGCTAAATGAGCATCAAGGAAAGTATAGAATTATAGAAGCGGATGCACTGCATATTACAGAAGAAGAGCTGATAGAACGCCCAGTTAAAGTTATTGCTAACTTGCCTTACAATATCTCGGTAGCGTTATTTTTAAAGTGGTTAAATAATATAAAATTTTTTACGAGTTTGACATTAATGTTTCAAAAAGAGGTAGCAGATCGCATTACAGCAAGACCCAATTCTAAAGATTATGGTCCTCTATCAGTGCTAAGCCAGTTACTGTGCGATATAAAAAAGGAATTTGATATTGAACCTAAAGAGTTTTTTCCAAGACCAAAAATACATTCTTCAGTAATTACAGTAAATCCTTTGCTTACCCCAAAGTTTGCAGTAAATTTGGAAACCTTAATAAAATTAACACGTGCTGTTTTTGCTCAAAGAAGAAAGATGCTGAGAAATAGCTTGCAAAATATAACGAACCACGCTGAAACTGTCCTTGAAAACGCTAAATTGAGTGGAAACCAGCGTCCAGAAAACTTAACTATTGAGCAGTTCTGTTTGCTGGCAAATAATATATAG